One segment of Vallicoccus soli DNA contains the following:
- a CDS encoding MFS transporter: protein MSTPAAPVPAPPSEREGVRPVGVALFVTGIALVALNLRTPLAVVPPLTSALEDDLGLSGPAVGLLTTLPVLCMGLFAPPAQRLAHAHGREATVALALLSLLAGTLLRVAGDLLALLYAGTLLVGVGIALIGTLLPGIVKDYAPRRAGLLTAVYLSAMMVGATAASALAVPLADAAGSWREALLLPVVLVVAGLVGWAPVLRGARRRLGGDRADAPRRRLPWSSPTARLLAAYLAAQSLLFYTELAWIAPTFVEEGSTDEAAGVHLAAFMASQLVASVGVPLLADRLRDRRPLLLGVVGLSVVGLAGLVLAPVGGGWAWMVLLGLGGGGGFALGLVHLADWADTPATSARLSGLGFLVSYCVGATGPTLFGALRDATGGVTAPWVALLALTAASVPLLLRMTPDRLVRATD, encoded by the coding sequence ATGAGCACACCCGCCGCGCCGGTCCCGGCGCCCCCGTCCGAGCGCGAGGGCGTACGGCCCGTCGGCGTCGCCCTGTTCGTCACCGGCATCGCGCTCGTCGCGCTCAACCTGCGCACCCCGCTCGCCGTGGTGCCGCCGCTGACCTCAGCGCTCGAGGACGACCTGGGCCTCAGCGGCCCGGCCGTGGGGCTCCTCACCACCCTGCCCGTGCTCTGCATGGGCCTGTTCGCCCCGCCGGCGCAGCGGCTGGCGCACGCGCACGGCCGCGAGGCCACCGTCGCCCTCGCCCTGCTGTCGCTGCTCGCCGGCACCCTGCTGCGGGTGGCCGGCGACCTGCTCGCGCTGCTCTACGCCGGGACGCTGCTCGTCGGCGTCGGCATCGCGCTCATCGGCACGCTGCTGCCGGGGATCGTCAAGGACTACGCGCCGCGGCGGGCGGGGCTCCTCACGGCCGTCTACCTCTCGGCGATGATGGTGGGCGCCACCGCCGCGTCGGCGCTCGCCGTGCCGCTCGCCGACGCCGCCGGGTCGTGGCGCGAGGCCCTCCTGCTGCCCGTCGTGCTCGTCGTCGCCGGGCTCGTCGGCTGGGCGCCGGTGCTGCGCGGCGCCCGCCGACGGCTCGGCGGGGACCGCGCGGACGCCCCGCGCCGGCGCCTGCCCTGGTCCAGCCCGACCGCCCGCCTGCTCGCGGCGTACCTCGCCGCCCAGTCGCTGCTCTTCTACACCGAGCTCGCGTGGATCGCGCCGACGTTCGTCGAGGAGGGCAGCACGGACGAGGCGGCCGGCGTGCACCTCGCGGCGTTCATGGCCAGCCAGCTCGTCGCCAGCGTCGGCGTGCCGCTGCTCGCGGACCGGCTGCGGGACCGGCGCCCGCTGCTGCTGGGGGTCGTCGGCCTGTCGGTCGTCGGCCTCGCCGGGCTCGTCCTCGCCCCGGTCGGCGGCGGCTGGGCCTGGATGGTGCTGCTGGGGCTCGGAGGCGGCGGCGGGTTCGCGCTGGGGCTCGTGCACCTCGCGGACTGGGCGGACACCCCGGCGACGTCCGCGCGGCTCAGCGGCCTCGGCTTCCTCGTGTCCTACTGCGTCGGCGCCACCGGGCCCACGCTCTTCGGCGCCCTGCGCGACGCGACCGGCGGCGTCACCGCCCCCTGGGTCGCCCTGCTCGCCCTCACCGCCGCCTCGGTCCCGCTCCTGCTGCGCATGACCCCCGACCGGCTGGTCCGCGCCACCGACTGA